The Medicago truncatula cultivar Jemalong A17 chromosome 4, MtrunA17r5.0-ANR, whole genome shotgun sequence genome includes a region encoding these proteins:
- the LOC11427662 gene encoding 60S ribosomal protein L38, whose amino-acid sequence MPKQINEIKDFLLTARRKDARSVKIKRSKDVVKFKVRCSKYLYTLCVFDTEKADKLKQSLPPGLNVQDL is encoded by the exons ATG CCTAAGCAAATCAACGAGATTAAGGACTTCCTCCTAACTGCTAGGAGGAAGGATGCACGCTCCGTGAAAATCAAGAGAAGCAAAGATGTTGTCAAGTTCAAGGTTCGATGCTCCAAGTACTTGTACACACTTTGTGTGTTTGATACTGAGAAAGCTGATAAGTTGAAGCAATCACTTCCTCCAG GTTTGAATGTGCAAGACTTGTAA
- the LOC11416828 gene encoding uncharacterized protein: MANLVPGVLLKLMQHMNTDIKVGGEHRSSLLQVVSIVPALAGGDLFTNQGFYVKVSDSSHATYVSLPDEHDDLILSDKIQLGQFVFVDRFEAASPVPILRGVRPVPGRHACVGTPEDIVATNSLGFLSNASEVKVKRNGVCSKSSPMKVLENHQEQVDKKSMVLGRCKSQTAKDSVVDFVKKEKLTRLKSLNSRAIVPSSPTSCYSLPTSFEKFSNGVKQQGNINGVDRLIAKVGVVETGKGVRGVSPLGKRMAVGNSIRNLVQGIELGAKALRKSWEGNMEVKNNKETSKSRVSSKFDSKPEFRSTTPRKSTSSEKFTSKDYESKTQTPTKSSKEENKIQKSIKKVNGDGIMEEQEKATKPRNSFGKKSSEAGLPGNFVKVSINSKKVTEASVQWTSLPSSIAKLGREVMKHRDAAQMAATEAMQEAAAADSLLQCLSVYAELSNSAKEHNPQHTIDQFLTLHTSLSSAKMISDSLSKTIPDGSSPDNERITTEEAQKLKSDRQKLAASWVQAALSTNLSSFSVYNREPQSSKLPVSTTSSSQNQKSVLGSKPILVLENSREDASMKANGKTRPAVANSKQALQGTPRKQGDAISNPKKQLGQQPLQEWIRGNDLDAAVNLADMLQLRSRDWFLLFVEKFLDSDGDIGLSNNGQIAGILTQLKSVNDWLDEIGSSKNEGELCQIPTETIDRLRKKIYEYLLTHVESAAAALTCDSQSQSTEIKGKR; the protein is encoded by the exons ATGGCAAATCTAGTTCCTGGGGTGCTACTAAAATTAATGCAGCACATGAACACAGACATAAAAGTTGGTGGTGAACATAGATCATCATTGTTACAAGTTGTGAGCATTGTTCCAGCACTAGCAGGTGGAGATTTGTTTACAAATCAAGGCTTTTATGTTAAGGTTTCTGATTCATCACATGCCACTTATGTCTCTCTCCCTGATGAACATGATGATCTAATCCTAAGTGACAAGATTCAGTTAGGCcagtttgtttttgttgatcgGTTCGAAGCTGCTTCGCCTGTTCCGATTCTTCGTGGTGTTAGGCCTGTTCCTGGAAGACATGCTTGTGTTGGAACACCTGAAGATATTGTTGCAACTAACTCACTTGGTTTTCTTAGCAATGCTTCTGAGGTTAAGGTTAAGAGGAATGGTGTTTGTTCCAAGTCCTCTCCAATGAAAGTGTTGgagaatcatcaagaacaagTTGATAAGAAATCAATGGTTTTAGGTAGATGTAAATCTCAGACAGCAAAAGATTctgttgttgattttgtgaagaaGGAAAAGTTAACAAGATTGAAGTCATTGAATTCAAGGGCTATTGTTCCTTCTTCACCCACTAGTTGCTATTCTTTACCTActtcttttgagaaattttcTAATGGAGTTAAGCAACAAGGAAATATCAATGGAGTGGATAGGCTAATTGCTAAGGTGGGAGTGGTGGAGACAGGAAAGGGTGTTCGCGGCGTTAGTCCTCTTGGGAAGAGAATGGCAGTTGGAAATTCAATCAGAAATTTGGTTCAAGGAATTGAGCTTGGTGCTAAGGCGTTGCGGAAAAGCTGGGAAGGGAACATGGAAGTTAAGAATAATAAAGAGACATCCAAATCAAGGGTATCTTCTAAGTTTGATTCTAAGCCTGAATTTCGTAGCACA ACTCCTAGGAAAAGTACATCGAGTGAGAAGTTTACTTCTAAAGATTATGAGAGTAAGACACAAACACCAACCAAGTCCTCTAAGGAAGAAAACAAGATTCAAAAATCTATAAAGAAAGTTAATGGTGATGGAATTATGGAAGAACAAGAAAAGGCAACAAAGCCAAGGAACTCTTTTGGAAAGAAATCTTCAGAAGCCGGACTTCCTGGAAACTTTGTCAAGGTTTCAATAAATAGTAAAAAAGTGACAGAAGCAAGTGTTCAATGGACTTCACTCCCTTCATCTATTGCGAAGCTTGGGAGG GAAGTAATGAAGCACAGAGATGCAGCACAGATGGCAGCAACTGAGGCCATGCAAGAGGCTGCTGCTGCTGACAGTTTGCTACAATGTCTTAG TGTATATGCTGAGCTAAGTAATTCTGCCAAGGAACATAACCCTCAACATACAATTGATCAGTTTTTAACTCTTCACACTAGCCTGAGTAGCGCGAAGATGATTTCAGATTCCCTTTCTAAAACCATTCCGGATGGTTCATCTCCAGATaatgaaagaatcacaacagaAGAAGCACAGAAACTCAAATCAGATAGACAAAAACTTGCAGCTTCTTGGGTCCAAGCTGCCTTATCCACCAACCTATCATCCTTTTCTGTTTATAACCGAGAGCCTCAATCGTCCAAGCTTCCTGTTTCAACTACAAGTAGTTCTCAAAATCAAAAGAGTGTTCTTGGAAGTAAACCAATTTTAGTCCTCGAAAATTCAAGAGAAGACGCTTCAATGAAAGCTAATGGAAAAACTCGTCCAGCAGTAGCTAATTCCAAACAAGCCTTGCAAGGAACTCCGCGCAAACAAGGTGATGCAATATCAAATCCAAAAAAGCAACTAGGTCAACAACCACTCCAAGAGTGGATTAGAGGAAATGACCTTGATGCGGCGGTTAATTTAGCCGACATGCTGCAATTGCGATCACGAGACTGGTTTTTATTGTTTGTTGAGAAATTTTTGGATAGTGATGGAGACATTGGTTTGTCAAACAATGGTCAAATAGCAGGCATTCTCACTCAACTAAAAAGCGTCAACGATTGGTTGGATGAGATAGGATCGAGCAAGAACGAGGGAGAATTGTGCCAGATACCAACAGAGACAATTGATAGGCTCAGGAAGAAGATATATGAATATCTTCTTACACATGTTGAATCTGCTGCTGCTGCACTTACTTGTGACTCACAGTCACAATCAACAGAGATTAAAGGCAAAAGGtga
- the LOC11413905 gene encoding calreticulin-3 produces MGITAHLPKLSLFLLIITFHSSFAEVFFEETFQDGWKSRWVLSDWKRSEGKAGTFKYTAGKWPADPDDKGIQTYNDAKHFAISAKIPELTNKNRTLVLQYSIKFEQDIECGGGYIKLLSGYVNQKKFGGDTPYSLMFGPDLCGTQTKKLHVILSYQGQNYPIRKDLECETDKLTHFYTFILRPDASYSVLVDNRERDFGSMYTDWDILPPRKIKDVKAKKPADWDDREYIENPDDVKPEGYDSIPAEIPDPKAKKPADWDDEDDGLWKPSKIPNPAYRGPWKRKKIKNPNYKGKWKTPWIDNPEFEDDPDLYVLKPIKYVGIEVWQVKAGSIYDNILICDDPQYAKQIVEEYMVNNREAEKEAFEEAEKERRAREEEEAKRAREEGEKRRRERGSRYGDKRRRRRPDPHEYMDDYGHDEL; encoded by the exons ATGGGAATCACAGCTCATCTTCCTAAGCTCTCTCTTTTCCTTCTAATAATCACTTTTCATTCTTCATTTGCTGAAGTATTTTTCGAAGAGACATTCCAAG atGGGTGGAAGAGTCGTTGGGTTTTATCTGATTGGAAAAGGAGTGAAGGAAAAGCAGGTACCTTTAAGTATACTGCTGGAAAATGGCCTGCTGATCCTGATGACAAAG GTATTCAGACATATAATGATGCCAAGCATTTTGCCATATCTGCAAAGATACCAGAGTTGACCAATAAGAACAGAACCCTGGTGCTTCAGTATTCTATTAAATTTGAACAGGATATTGAGTGTGGTGGTGGTTACATCAAACTTCTTTCTGGTTATGTCAATCAGAAGAAATTTGGCGGTGATACTCCTTATAG TTTGATGTTTGGACCGGATCTATGTGGTACACAAACAAAGAAGCTCCATGTTATATTGTCATACCAGGGGCAGAATTATCCTATTAGAAAGGATCTGGAGTGTGAAACTGACAAATTAACTCATTTCTATACATTCATTCTGAGGCCTGATGCCTCCTACAGTGTCCTTGTCGATAATCGAGAAAGAGATTTTGGTAGCATGTACACAGATTGGGACATCCTTCCTCCAAGGAAAATCAAGGATGTCAAAGCTAAAAAG CCAGCAGACTGGGATGATAGAGAGTACATTGAGAACCCTGATGATGTCAAACCAGAG GGATATGATTCAATTCCAGCAGAAATTCCCGATCCGAAAGCCAAAaag CCTGCTGACTGGGATGATGAAGACGATGGACTATGGAAGCCTTCCAAAATTCCTAATCCAGCATACAGAGGACCATGGAAACGAAAG AAAATCAAGAACCCCAACTACAAGGGAAAGTGGAAGACTCCATGGATTGATAACCCAG AATTTGAGGATGATCCTGATCTTTATGTGCTGAAACCAATAAAGTATGTTGGCATTGAAGTGTGGCAG GTAAAGGCTGGTTCGATTTATGACAACATCTTAATTTGTGATGACCCACAGTATGCAAAGCAAATTGTGGAAGAATATATGGTTAATAATAGGGAG GCTGAAAAGGAAGCTTTTGAAGAAGCGGAAAAAGAAAGAAGGGCTCGGGAAGAAGAG GAGGCAAAAAGGGCAAGAGAAGAGGGCGAAAAGAGGAGGAGAGAAAGGGGCAGTAGATATGGAGATAAGAGGCGCCGTAGGAGG CCGGATCCCCACGAATACATGGACGATTATGGACAT GATGAACTTTGA